The Coffea arabica cultivar ET-39 chromosome 6e, Coffea Arabica ET-39 HiFi, whole genome shotgun sequence genome contains the following window.
TGTAAAAATCTTAGAAGGCACTAGACTTGAACTTCATCAAATTAAGTGCTTCAACTGAAAAGCTGTCTCAATATATAATTGACATATATTATCATAATGAAGTTGCTGATAAGCGAGTAGTTCCTTTGTTTTGTCAGTTTTTCATCACacaaaagtttcaaacacataatcaaatattaACTGCGTACGTACAATGTTATTAATTAGGCACCCTGGTGCCTAGGAGAAGTTTGCCAAACGCCTGACACGGCCGCACAAGTTAATTGATTACCTGCCAAATCATATTTAAGGAGCTGCCCGAAGTTGCAAGTTCTAAAGTTAAATACAGGTCCCAAGCTTCCTAGACCATCTCCTCCTCTAGTTGAGTACAACCTATTAAGtttcctacaaaaaaaaaaaaagggtcccAATCTAATTAAATCAGTGCCATCCTACTCATACAGATTATAATTCTCAGCAACAAAGCATCAGACTGTTATTAGGACGAGGATCATAAggttattgtcatttaattaGTGCTAGTTAATTTACTTACTAGAGAAAAGCTGAATGGTAGGGAAGGATAAGTTATTCTGCCATCTAAAATTtatgtaattatttaaattCCATGTATGCTCTCGATATTCTCTTATAACAAATGCAGACCAAATGTGTATCTTAGTGTACAttccttcaaaaaataaaaaaaaaatgctcattTTACTGTGGTGAAATGTAAACTTACATGCATGCAGGAGTTCCTCAATTAAAGATTGTCTTTCTCATTTAATCCAATTTTTAGTTGACTAAATGATTGTCGTACTCCCCGCATTCAGATCCAATTGAAAGACAAATTAAAACGACTCTTCATTTAGCCATTTTATGCTTTTCTCCTAAATTGTTAAATTGACAAGAGCCCTAAAATATATTGGACGTCCATGCTGCTTGCTGGACAATTATGGGTTCAAATGGCAATAATTATGACCCATAAACGTCCATCATATATTAAAGCAAACGACAAGGTAGAATACCttcaaggaagaaaaaaaatgaagttaaaAAGAGAGAAGTGGTTTTGCTCCAAAATCACATAATAAGCTAGGACATGGATGTCCCCGACCGTCAAGGAGTCAAACTAGCGAACCCTTCGCCGACTGCAGCGCGGTCGTCTCCAGAGTCCATGCAGCTCCAATTTACAAGACTTTTCCCCCATTTATATAAGTTTTGTAAGAAGTTTTTGATGCGTTAAACCACACTTTGTTTATGTTCAAACTTCCCCATCTTGCTTTTTCTTGACGCATTATACAAATTTACAGTCACATTCCCAATACAATATTACTCGAGGACATGCGTGCCTCAGCGTACCTGATGCAATATGTCTCTATATTTATGTGTCATAAGGAAATAGTCAAGATGAAAAAGGGACAACCCCCGACCTCTTTTTCACTCACAAGCAAACATCCCCTTGCTTTCTCTCATACCACAAAGTCTAGTGATCAAGTGGcaaaaattttctaacaattGCAAGGTTTGAGTTCGATCTTCTGTACAAAATCAGTTGCGCCATATAGGAAACTGTACAAAATCAGCTATGATACTAATAAAAGAGGATAAGTATAGCTAGTTCTGAGCTCTGATTTTAAAATATGAGGGAGGCCTAGACGTCCACACTAATGATGCTTTCAATTCCTCGGCCCCGGATCCTATAAGCGGCCAACTGTAACAATTTATGATTCTTAGCTACCAGAAGAGTAGAAAACTTCATACGGAGCTGGACATACAAACACATAACTACATCGTACTTATAAAATGTTTGCCTAAAATCTTTTACAAGATCCAATCAGATCAGGGTCTGAAAATCTAGTTGATACTTGCATCATAGCTGTCTTCATAATGTATTTTACACATGTCGTTGTGGAAGACTTGAATCAGATTTCCAGTGAATTGATTTCACAGCCAATTAATAGCAACAGCTTCGAAATTTGAAATGCGTAGCTAGAGTTTAGGGCGGTTTCAGACACCTTACTGACCATCACCCGACATTTGTGCTCGCAATCTtctatatataattatatatacacATTACtgattacacacacacacacacactcatgCCTCATCACAACTTCAACAAACACGAACTCTACTTCTACTCAAACTCTCTCTTTTTATGCCACCTCTAGCTTTAGGCTGAacccttttcttcattttgtctACAAGCTTAAAAGCTTGAGAAAATGAGCAATCTTGATTCTCAAAGACAAGAGTCTTTGAAAATGAGGTGGCAAGAGAGGAGACTCAAGGCAATAGAAGAAAACCAAAAGATTAATCCCACGGCCTCTCCCAACTTCTATACCAGACTACTTGGTGGTGGTGCAAATCCATCACCATTAAGGGCAAACCCTAAAAACAATATCCAAATGTTTCCTGGTGGTTTTGATGATGATCTTGTTTCGGCATTGGTGCCACCGTTGACTGTTGTTCTTGAAGGCCGTTCCATTTGCCATCGGATTAGCCTTGACAAGCACACAAGCTACCAAAGCTTAGCTAGGGCCCTGAGACAAATGTTTGTTGATGGGGATGCTACTGGACTCCCATCAGATGGTGAACTTGATCTTTCCAATGCGATTCCTGGTCATCTCATTGCTTATGAAGACATGGAAAATGATCTACTTCTTGTTGGTGAC
Protein-coding sequences here:
- the LOC113695036 gene encoding auxin-responsive protein IAA33-like, whose product is MSNLDSQRQESLKMRWQERRLKAIEENQKINPTASPNFYTRLLGGGANPSPLRANPKNNIQMFPGGFDDDLVSALVPPLTVVLEGRSICHRISLDKHTSYQSLARALRQMFVDGDATGLPSDGELDLSNAIPGHLIAYEDMENDLLLVGDLNWNDFVRVAKRIRILPIKANSRKGKVEN